One genomic region from Campylobacter sp. RM5004 encodes:
- a CDS encoding sodium-dependent transporter — translation MGFVLALAGGAVGLGNAWKFPTMVGLNGGSAFVLLYLFLCLSLGLSLFLAEIALGKITKSDLATSYFTLARFKPNLCKLGGVFMLTGIFVLSFYLVILSLVFHYIFLSFSLPNDIKEAGALFQNTISNDIFKSILCFSFCFFATIYVVSRGIINGIEKLNVVLMPALFVILLLMLGFSLTQDGFLKACEFLFKPDFSKLGLNSLLDALGLSLFTLCLGIGCISTYAASLNNETNILSSSLFVVFINLIIGLIMGLIVFTFIFTFGANPNESGAGLVFVSLTTLFAKLGLVGEILALSFFVALFFAGITSAVSMIEPFTFYLERKMTRLKALVLIGAFVYIIGILALLGMAGKLSFDAFGMLDFLTSNIMLPLGVLFSSIYAGFLMKRYSFFKIFLPMFGKKLTKFYFVFLKFVTPIAIILILINNFYPLGSFLK, via the coding sequence ATAGGTTTTGTCTTAGCCCTTGCAGGTGGTGCTGTTGGACTTGGCAATGCTTGGAAATTCCCTACGATGGTAGGACTAAATGGTGGTTCGGCTTTCGTATTACTTTATTTATTCTTATGTTTAAGCTTAGGTTTATCGTTGTTTTTAGCAGAAATTGCACTAGGAAAAATCACAAAGAGCGATTTAGCGACAAGTTATTTTACACTTGCTAGATTTAAGCCTAATTTGTGTAAGCTTGGTGGTGTTTTTATGCTTACAGGAATATTTGTTTTAAGCTTTTATTTGGTTATTTTATCTTTAGTTTTTCATTATATATTTTTAAGTTTTTCTTTGCCTAATGATATTAAAGAAGCGGGGGCATTGTTTCAAAACACCATTTCAAATGATATTTTTAAAAGTATTTTATGCTTTAGCTTTTGCTTTTTTGCAACGATTTATGTAGTAAGTCGTGGGATAATTAATGGTATAGAAAAATTAAATGTAGTGCTTATGCCTGCACTTTTTGTGATACTTTTATTAATGCTTGGTTTTAGCCTTACTCAAGATGGTTTTTTAAAGGCTTGCGAGTTTTTGTTTAAACCTGATTTTTCTAAATTAGGGCTTAATTCTTTACTAGATGCTTTAGGTCTTAGTTTATTTACACTATGCCTTGGGATTGGTTGTATTAGCACTTATGCAGCAAGCCTAAATAATGAAACAAATATTTTAAGCTCAAGTCTTTTTGTAGTATTTATAAATCTAATTATAGGTCTTATAATGGGGCTTATTGTATTTACTTTCATCTTTACATTTGGCGCAAACCCTAATGAAAGCGGAGCAGGGTTAGTGTTCGTTAGTCTTACAACACTTTTTGCGAAATTAGGTCTTGTAGGAGAGATTTTAGCTTTAAGCTTTTTTGTGGCTTTATTTTTTGCAGGAATTACAAGTGCTGTTTCAATGATAGAACCATTTACTTTCTATCTTGAAAGAAAGATGACAAGGTTAAAAGCCTTAGTTTTAATAGGAGCTTTTGTTTATATAATAGGTATTTTAGCACTTTTAGGAATGGCAGGAAAGCTTAGTTTTGATGCTTTTGGTATGCTTGATTTTTTAACAAGCAATATAATGCTACCTTTAGGGGTATTATTTTCTAGCATTTATGCTGGGTTTTTGATGAAAAGATATTCGTTTTTTAAAATCTTTTTACCTATGTTTGGCAAAAAACTAACTAAGTTTTATTTTGTTTTTTTAAAATTCGTAACACCTATTGCAATAATTTTGATATTAATTAATAATTTTTACCCCTTAGGAAGTTTTTTGAAGTAA
- the pckA gene encoding phosphoenolpyruvate carboxykinase (ATP) has protein sequence MLQDLGIEPSKIFYNLSYDELRAHELECREGEVCQNDTFAVDTGIFTGRSPKDKYFVNANPSSENIAWGSVNRACTKDTFNDNLRRAKEYLNGKKLYVMDVFCGASLDSRKKIRFITEIAWQAHFVKNMFIRPSDEELKDFKPDFTIINACKLKNEMYKHQDLNSDVFVGFDIENNIGLILGTWYGGEMKKGVFSMMNYWLPLQGKMSMHCSANVGKDGDVCLFFGLSGTGKTTLSTDANRALIGDDEHGWDDNGVFNFEGGCYAKCINLDPASEPEIYAAIKRNALLENVVITCTKEVDFCDASKTENTRVSYPIEHITNHEPSLKAGHPSNIIFLCADAFGVLPPVSKLNITQAMYYFLSGYTAKVAGTERGIKEPVATFSACFGEPFMPLAPSVYAKLLGEKIKKHNVDVYLVNTGWSGGSYGVGKRMSIKATRACINAILDGSIKNSEFYNYDVFNLAVPKSLAGVDEKLLYPIKTWENEADFIATRDKLAKMFVENFKRYGDKANEFLDASPII, from the coding sequence ATGTTACAAGATTTAGGCATAGAGCCTAGCAAGATTTTTTATAACTTAAGTTATGATGAGTTAAGAGCTCATGAGTTAGAGTGCCGTGAGGGTGAAGTTTGTCAAAATGACACTTTTGCAGTAGATACTGGGATTTTTACAGGAAGAAGCCCTAAAGATAAGTATTTTGTAAATGCAAATCCATCAAGCGAAAATATAGCGTGGGGAAGCGTTAATAGAGCTTGCACCAAAGATACTTTTAATGATAATTTAAGAAGAGCAAAAGAGTATTTAAACGGCAAAAAACTTTATGTTATGGATGTATTTTGCGGAGCTAGCCTAGATAGTAGAAAAAAAATCAGATTTATAACCGAAATCGCTTGGCAAGCACACTTTGTAAAAAATATGTTTATTCGCCCAAGTGATGAAGAATTAAAAGACTTTAAACCTGATTTTACAATCATCAATGCTTGTAAATTAAAAAACGAAATGTATAAACATCAAGATTTAAATAGCGATGTTTTTGTAGGTTTTGATATAGAAAATAACATAGGTTTAATTCTTGGCACTTGGTATGGTGGCGAGATGAAAAAAGGTGTATTTTCTATGATGAATTACTGGCTTCCACTACAAGGAAAAATGAGTATGCATTGTAGTGCAAACGTTGGTAAAGATGGCGATGTTTGTTTATTCTTTGGGCTTAGCGGCACGGGTAAAACAACTCTTAGTACTGATGCAAATCGTGCTTTAATAGGTGATGATGAGCATGGTTGGGATGATAATGGAGTGTTTAATTTCGAGGGAGGTTGCTATGCAAAATGTATTAATCTTGACCCAGCTAGTGAGCCTGAAATTTATGCAGCGATTAAGCGTAATGCTTTACTTGAAAATGTTGTTATAACTTGCACTAAAGAAGTAGATTTTTGCGATGCTAGTAAGACAGAAAATACTCGTGTAAGCTATCCGATAGAGCATATCACAAATCACGAACCAAGCCTAAAAGCAGGACATCCAAGTAATATAATCTTCTTATGTGCTGATGCGTTCGGTGTTTTACCTCCTGTTAGTAAGCTAAATATCACTCAAGCAATGTATTATTTTTTAAGCGGTTATACTGCAAAAGTTGCAGGAACTGAGCGTGGTATAAAAGAGCCTGTTGCTACATTTAGTGCTTGCTTTGGAGAGCCATTTATGCCGCTTGCACCTAGTGTATATGCGAAATTATTAGGCGAAAAGATTAAAAAGCATAATGTTGATGTGTATTTAGTAAATACTGGCTGGAGCGGTGGAAGCTATGGCGTTGGTAAGAGAATGAGCATAAAGGCTACTAGAGCTTGCATTAATGCTATTTTAGATGGTTCTATTAAAAATAGTGAATTTTATAATTATGATGTATTTAATTTAGCAGTTCCAAAAAGCTTAGCAGGTGTTGATGAGAAATTATTATATCCTATTAAGACTTGGGAAAATGAAGCGGATTTCATAGCTACTAGAGATAAATTAGCTAAGATGTTTGTTGAAAATTTCAAAAGATACGGCGATAAGGCAAATGAGTTCTTAGACGCTAGTCCAATAATATGA
- a CDS encoding ribonuclease HII, whose protein sequence is MIGIDEAGRGAFAGPLVLAACKLKININELNDSKKLSAKKRENLYEIIKENSEHLIVFVDNEYIDNFGIRAAYQKALGEIILKFNKDELLFDGNTDYGMGIKTLINADELEPCVMAASILAKVSRDFYMTNLDDDLYNYKSHKGYGTKLHIEAIKKHGLSAIHRRSFCAKYSK, encoded by the coding sequence ATGATTGGGATTGATGAAGCAGGGCGTGGAGCATTTGCGGGTCCATTGGTGCTTGCAGCTTGTAAGCTAAAAATAAATATAAATGAGCTAAACGATAGCAAAAAACTAAGTGCAAAAAAGCGTGAGAATTTATATGAAATAATCAAAGAAAACTCAGAGCATTTAATAGTATTTGTTGATAATGAATATATAGATAATTTTGGCATTAGAGCAGCTTATCAAAAAGCTTTAGGCGAGATTATTCTTAAGTTTAATAAAGATGAATTATTATTTGATGGAAATACTGATTATGGAATGGGTATAAAAACTCTAATAAATGCTGATGAACTTGAGCCTTGCGTAATGGCTGCAAGCATTTTAGCTAAGGTTAGCAGAGATTTTTATATGACTAATTTAGATGATGATTTATATAATTACAAATCTCATAAAGGCTACGGAACAAAGCTTCATATAGAAGCTATTAAAAAACACGGCTTAAGTGCTATTCATAGGAGAAGTTTTTGTGCTAAATATAGTAAATGA
- a CDS encoding uracil-DNA glycosylase, with protein MLNIVNEYLNTQKGQELLNTLNSEYESKIIYPKRQDLFKAFSLCEVPKVVIIGQDPYHDGSADGLAFSSSIKTPPSLKNIFKEILNDYPNEAVILQSDLSYLARQGVALLNASLSVQKGKANSHKHLWEDFFTYVIRRINDDYNDLVFMLWGKFANDFARFIDTNKHLILSSAHPSPLARGKFFNNQHFLKCNEFLKSKNIKEISWLIPISNS; from the coding sequence GTGCTAAATATAGTAAATGAATATTTAAATACACAAAAAGGACAAGAGCTATTAAATACTTTAAATAGCGAATATGAGAGCAAAATCATTTATCCAAAAAGGCAAGATTTGTTTAAAGCCTTTAGCTTATGTGAAGTGCCAAAAGTAGTAATTATTGGACAAGACCCTTATCATGATGGAAGTGCTGATGGCTTAGCGTTTTCATCAAGCATTAAAACTCCGCCTAGTTTAAAGAATATTTTTAAAGAAATCTTAAATGATTATCCAAATGAAGCTGTGATTTTGCAAAGTGATTTGAGCTATTTAGCAAGACAAGGCGTAGCGTTATTAAATGCAAGCCTTAGCGTGCAAAAGGGCAAAGCTAATTCACATAAGCATTTGTGGGAAGATTTTTTTACTTATGTTATTAGAAGAATTAATGATGATTATAATGATTTAGTCTTTATGCTATGGGGAAAATTTGCAAATGATTTTGCAAGATTTATTGATACTAACAAGCATTTAATCCTAAGCTCAGCACACCCAAGCCCACTTGCAAGGGGAAAATTTTTTAATAATCAACATTTTTTAAAATGCAATGAGTTTTTAAAATCAAAAAATATTAAAGAAATTTCTTGGCTAATTCCTATTTCAAATTCTTAA
- the pyrE gene encoding orotate phosphoribosyltransferase produces MNKEVASEVVKILKDCEAIFINTKEFFTYSSGIKSPIYCDNRVLISYPKERKIIANHLANLIKEKAGDVDYIAATATGAIAHGAWVADILDKPLIYILSKNKTHGRAKMIEGSFKHGSTCVVLEDLISSGGSSIAAVSAARSHGLDVKGVFSIFSYELNQAKQNYESINCPAYSLSGFSAFSGFLSDEEVKVLNEWREAQK; encoded by the coding sequence ATGAATAAAGAAGTAGCTAGCGAAGTTGTAAAGATTTTAAAAGATTGTGAAGCGATTTTTATTAATACAAAAGAGTTTTTCACATATTCAAGCGGTATTAAAAGCCCTATATATTGTGATAATCGTGTATTAATTAGCTATCCAAAAGAAAGAAAAATAATAGCAAATCATTTAGCAAATTTAATTAAAGAAAAGGCAGGAGATGTTGATTACATAGCAGCGACAGCTACAGGAGCTATTGCTCACGGAGCTTGGGTTGCTGATATTTTAGATAAGCCTTTAATTTATATCTTATCAAAGAACAAAACCCACGGAAGAGCAAAAATGATTGAAGGAAGCTTTAAGCACGGAAGCACTTGCGTAGTATTAGAAGATTTAATCTCAAGTGGTGGTTCTAGTATAGCAGCAGTAAGCGCAGCAAGATCGCACGGACTAGATGTAAAAGGAGTGTTTTCAATATTTAGCTATGAACTAAATCAAGCTAAACAAAATTATGAAAGCATAAATTGTCCTGCATACTCACTTAGTGGATTTTCTGCATTTAGCGGATTTTTAAGTGATGAAGAAGTAAAAGTGCTAAACGAGTGGCGTGAAGCTCAAAAATAA
- the pyrF gene encoding orotidine-5'-phosphate decarboxylase, giving the protein MKTIIALDFDSLEESRNFVKQISFDNLQNYAKEHNCECIMPYLKVGMWQYYTAGNDFLKELKDLGFKIFLDLKLIDIPNTIYNATKTLLKNDIDILSLHSFAGEKALKAAVNAKNELNSKCELFGISVLTSFSEAEFKSDLGFNGSISECVKQRTNICKIAGLDGIVSSAYEAEFVKSQGLKSLTPGIRFKGTDANDQARVATPKFALENNIDYIVAGRMITKSTNPIRAYFQCLKGEENE; this is encoded by the coding sequence TTGAAAACAATAATTGCCTTAGATTTTGATAGTTTAGAAGAGAGCAGAAATTTTGTAAAACAAATCTCATTTGATAATTTACAAAATTACGCAAAAGAGCATAATTGTGAATGCATTATGCCTTATCTTAAAGTTGGTATGTGGCAATACTACACTGCAGGAAATGATTTTTTAAAAGAGCTTAAAGATTTAGGTTTTAAAATATTTTTGGATTTAAAATTAATTGATATTCCAAATACAATTTATAACGCTACTAAAACGCTTTTAAAAAACGATATAGATATTTTAAGTCTTCATTCTTTTGCAGGCGAAAAAGCCTTAAAAGCAGCTGTTAATGCTAAAAATGAACTTAATAGCAAATGTGAATTATTTGGAATAAGCGTTCTTACATCTTTTAGCGAAGCTGAGTTTAAGAGCGATTTAGGATTTAATGGTTCAATTAGCGAATGCGTAAAGCAACGCACAAATATTTGCAAAATCGCAGGACTTGATGGCATAGTAAGTAGCGCTTATGAAGCAGAGTTTGTAAAATCTCAAGGACTTAAAAGCCTTACACCTGGCATTAGATTTAAAGGCACTGATGCAAACGATCAAGCAAGAGTTGCAACGCCAAAATTTGCACTAGAAAATAATATTGATTATATAGTAGCTGGTAGAATGATTACAAAAAGCACTAATCCTATTAGAGCTTATTTTCAATGTTTAAAAGGAGAAGAAAATGAATAA
- a CDS encoding MFS transporter, which translates to MFKNYTKRQVAIITSSALGMCLEMMDIMFIAYALSSIMNEFNLSGKEAGFISTATNLAMLAGGLIFGFLADRYGKIKVFSYSIIFFAVGTGLIFFANTYYWLILFRVLAGLGAGGEYGIGMSLIKDEFGNKNMGKYSSIIAIFGQIGAAMAAILAGMLLAFGWRYLFLIGLVPVILAVVIRLKLDEAPIQKSSKQEFLKAFKSNIYLSIALSIMASIQIAGYFGMMNWLPKMAQTSLNLTSSSASYWMVSTIFGMSVGMWVFGKFFDRFGPRLSYAVFLLGSAALVFSFGLVSNYTELLIIGFIIGFFSNGMFAGYGALVNILYPANVSSSANNLIINTGRAVGGFSSVIIGILLDLYGSVVVVMGFLSALYLISFCIMLSLKELKYDKFLQLKEKN; encoded by the coding sequence ATGTTTAAAAATTATACAAAAAGACAAGTTGCAATCATAACTTCGTCAGCTCTTGGAATGTGTCTTGAGATGATGGATATTATGTTTATTGCTTATGCGCTTAGCTCTATTATGAATGAGTTTAATCTTAGCGGTAAAGAAGCTGGATTTATCTCAACTGCAACGAATTTAGCAATGTTAGCAGGTGGGCTTATATTTGGTTTTTTAGCTGATAGATATGGTAAGATTAAAGTATTTTCATATTCAATTATTTTCTTTGCTGTTGGAACGGGGCTAATATTCTTCGCAAATACTTATTATTGGTTAATTTTATTTAGAGTTTTAGCTGGACTTGGTGCTGGTGGAGAATACGGCATTGGAATGAGCCTTATTAAAGATGAATTTGGCAATAAAAATATGGGGAAATACTCAAGCATTATTGCTATTTTTGGTCAAATCGGTGCTGCAATGGCTGCAATCTTAGCAGGAATGTTGCTGGCTTTCGGTTGGAGATATTTATTCTTAATCGGTCTTGTGCCTGTTATTTTAGCAGTTGTAATTCGCTTAAAACTTGATGAAGCACCGATTCAAAAATCAAGCAAACAAGAATTTCTTAAAGCATTTAAAAGCAATATTTATTTAAGCATTGCACTAAGCATTATGGCAAGTATTCAAATCGCAGGGTATTTTGGTATGATGAACTGGCTTCCTAAAATGGCTCAAACTAGCCTAAATCTAACAAGCTCAAGTGCAAGTTATTGGATGGTTAGCACTATTTTTGGAATGAGCGTTGGAATGTGGGTATTTGGTAAGTTTTTTGATAGATTTGGACCAAGACTTAGTTATGCAGTGTTTTTATTAGGCTCAGCTGCTTTAGTGTTTTCATTTGGCTTAGTTAGTAATTACACAGAGCTTTTAATAATAGGTTTTATCATAGGATTTTTTAGCAATGGAATGTTTGCTGGGTATGGTGCATTAGTAAATATTTTATATCCTGCAAATGTAAGCTCAAGTGCAAATAATCTAATAATAAACACAGGTCGTGCTGTTGGGGGCTTTAGCTCAGTAATTATTGGAATATTACTTGATTTATACGGAAGTGTTGTAGTCGTTATGGGATTTTTGAGTGCTTTATACCTTATAAGTTTTTGTATTATGCTAAGCTTAAAAGAATTAAAATATGATAAGTTTTTACAACTAAAGGAGAAAAATTGA
- a CDS encoding thiol:disulfide interchange protein DsbA/DsbL — MKILKKVSSSLVLASMLMGGGNLFALTEGNEYIKLSTPIPNASNSVYEIWSYRCTHCYSHHKAKTMEKIQATFPDVKVGYLLVKTMGDYGKQAAEVLAYAQNEDEKAGRKLANANSLHHKVSEAYFTAYFKKNQRWDNGASPDKFYDVGLKALGISKADLDNFVNTAKGKEIIASYDVADPISKNFGTPGFVVNGKYEVNISKISSPEALIEVIKELLSM, encoded by the coding sequence ATGAAAATCTTAAAAAAAGTTTCAAGTTCGCTTGTATTAGCTAGTATGTTAATGGGGGGGGGGAATTTATTCGCTCTAACTGAAGGTAATGAATATATAAAATTATCTACACCTATTCCTAACGCTTCAAATTCTGTTTATGAAATTTGGTCTTATAGATGCACTCACTGTTACTCACATCATAAAGCAAAAACTATGGAAAAAATCCAAGCAACATTTCCTGATGTAAAAGTTGGATATTTATTAGTAAAAACTATGGGTGATTATGGCAAACAAGCTGCTGAGGTTTTAGCTTATGCACAAAATGAAGATGAAAAAGCAGGAAGAAAACTTGCAAATGCAAATAGCTTACATCATAAAGTAAGTGAAGCATATTTTACTGCTTACTTTAAGAAAAATCAAAGATGGGATAACGGGGCAAGTCCTGATAAATTTTACGATGTTGGCTTAAAAGCCTTAGGTATTAGCAAAGCTGATCTTGATAATTTCGTAAATACAGCAAAAGGAAAAGAAATAATTGCTTCTTATGATGTAGCTGATCCTATTTCAAAAAATTTTGGAACCCCAGGTTTTGTAGTTAATGGAAAATATGAAGTAAATATTTCTAAAATTAGCTCACCTGAGGCTTTAATTGAGGTAATAAAAGAATTACTTAGCATGTAA
- the dsbI gene encoding protein-disulfide oxidoreductase DsbI, producing the protein MKLLNKLTSLQEGRLLWILMAVVTLGLTCVAHYFFQDYLYMQPCEQCVYIRYAMIVMAIGGILAAAYPHQIIRIIGYILGFYGCLIGFNFCIILNEIHEAVHSANAFGGVEGCREIPVYPFALPLHEIAPNWFLPTGECGLDNPIVPEDAYGSLSVIQQFFVGTEAGDFEDGFYSNGWYLIPSLKFMNMAIACLLCFVCCFAALLAMFVGFITKPCKCAKIGGIIVVVVTLILVFSGNAIKAAKIASMAAGM; encoded by the coding sequence ATGAAGCTTCTTAATAAATTAACAAGCCTACAAGAAGGTAGGCTTTTATGGATATTAATGGCAGTAGTTACATTAGGTCTTACTTGTGTAGCTCATTATTTCTTTCAAGATTATTTATATATGCAGCCTTGCGAACAATGTGTGTATATTAGATATGCAATGATAGTAATGGCAATAGGTGGAATTCTTGCAGCAGCTTATCCACATCAAATAATTAGAATTATCGGATATATTTTAGGTTTTTATGGGTGCTTAATAGGTTTTAATTTTTGTATTATATTAAATGAAATTCACGAAGCAGTTCATAGTGCGAATGCTTTTGGTGGAGTTGAGGGTTGTAGAGAAATTCCAGTTTATCCTTTTGCTTTACCACTACATGAAATCGCTCCTAATTGGTTTTTACCTACTGGTGAGTGTGGGCTTGATAATCCTATTGTGCCAGAAGACGCATATGGTAGTTTAAGTGTGATTCAGCAATTTTTTGTAGGAACTGAGGCGGGTGATTTTGAAGATGGTTTTTATTCAAATGGTTGGTATTTAATACCTAGCCTTAAGTTTATGAATATGGCAATTGCTTGTTTATTATGTTTTGTTTGTTGTTTTGCAGCACTTTTAGCTATGTTTGTTGGATTTATAACAAAACCTTGCAAATGTGCAAAAATTGGCGGAATTATAGTGGTTGTTGTTACATTGATTTTAGTATTTAGCGGTAATGCTATTAAAGCAGCAAAAATTGCTTCTATGGCAGCTGGAATGTAA
- a CDS encoding aryl-sulfate sulfotransferase — translation MKNKILRSMVLGAILFSVPLFAIGGASGPASYKSVGQIGTVMMNPYKVAPLTAIIKNGGYDIKDVSVSVVGKEGNGVTISYQPSNSDVLTHGGIPVFGLYPDYINTVKVSYTRSIGKDKGEKISEEYKIYAPPIYTKGTGTDQYSPVPKAEVIKKADKKLANNLYLVNHLIRSPLADSGEAVWNHPVGGAMEWDLEPYVWMVDTNGDVRWYLKADEIRDSNNIYKKGNMMGFMQTKDGNLLWGMGQRYMKYDLMGREIFNKRLPLGYIDFSHHIEETEKGTYILRVASADQKRKDGKNVRTVRDVIIEVDANGNVLDEWKTYDILDPYRDTNLLVLDQGAVCLNVDLDKAGQVASKEDLEDKNAPWGDVTGVGAGRNWAHINSANYDKRDDSIIISVRHQSAVIKLGRDKKVKWILGAHKGWSDEYKKYLLQPVDNKGKKIECDDMYSKCPGYENAEGGFDWTWTQHTAYVIPSMSNKDEVYVSVFDNGDTRGMEQPAFATDKYSRGVIYKINEKKMTVEQVWEYGKQRGFDWYSPVTSITEYFPKTNSVFMYSATAGLGKLMTKTGVTEPILDEVDYNTKEILFELRFKGMGGTIGYRAYPIDVEKSFKK, via the coding sequence ATGAAAAATAAAATTTTAAGAAGTATGGTTTTGGGTGCTATTTTGTTCTCTGTACCTTTGTTTGCAATAGGTGGTGCAAGCGGTCCAGCTAGTTATAAATCAGTTGGGCAAATTGGAACTGTTATGATGAATCCATATAAAGTAGCTCCTCTTACAGCTATTATTAAAAATGGTGGCTACGATATAAAAGATGTTAGCGTTAGTGTTGTTGGAAAAGAAGGTAACGGAGTTACAATAAGCTATCAGCCAAGTAATAGTGATGTTTTAACTCATGGTGGAATTCCTGTTTTTGGTCTTTATCCTGATTATATAAATACCGTTAAAGTAAGCTATACAAGAAGTATAGGCAAGGATAAAGGTGAAAAAATTAGCGAAGAGTATAAAATATACGCTCCACCAATTTATACAAAAGGAACAGGAACAGACCAATATAGTCCAGTTCCTAAAGCTGAAGTAATCAAAAAAGCTGATAAAAAACTAGCAAATAACTTATATTTAGTAAATCATCTAATCCGCTCACCTTTAGCAGATAGTGGAGAAGCTGTGTGGAATCACCCAGTAGGTGGTGCTATGGAATGGGATTTGGAGCCTTATGTTTGGATGGTTGATACAAACGGAGATGTAAGGTGGTATCTAAAAGCTGATGAAATAAGAGATTCAAATAATATCTACAAAAAAGGTAATATGATGGGCTTCATGCAAACAAAGGATGGAAATCTTCTTTGGGGTATGGGTCAAAGATATATGAAATATGACCTAATGGGTAGAGAAATCTTTAACAAAAGACTGCCTTTAGGATATATAGATTTTTCACATCATATTGAAGAAACAGAAAAAGGAACTTACATTTTAAGAGTTGCAAGTGCTGATCAAAAAAGAAAAGATGGTAAGAATGTAAGAACAGTTCGTGATGTTATCATAGAAGTTGATGCAAATGGTAATGTGCTTGATGAGTGGAAAACATACGACATTCTTGATCCTTACAGAGATACAAATTTACTTGTGCTTGATCAAGGTGCAGTATGTCTTAATGTGGATTTGGATAAAGCTGGACAAGTAGCTTCTAAAGAAGATTTAGAAGATAAAAACGCTCCTTGGGGTGATGTAACAGGAGTTGGAGCGGGTAGAAACTGGGCTCACATAAATAGTGCAAATTATGATAAAAGAGATGATAGTATCATAATTTCTGTTCGCCATCAAAGTGCTGTTATAAAGCTAGGTCGTGATAAAAAAGTAAAATGGATATTAGGTGCTCACAAAGGCTGGAGTGATGAGTATAAAAAATACCTACTTCAACCAGTTGATAATAAGGGTAAAAAAATTGAATGTGATGATATGTATAGTAAATGCCCAGGATATGAAAATGCTGAAGGTGGATTTGACTGGACTTGGACACAACACACAGCTTATGTAATCCCTAGTATGTCAAATAAAGATGAAGTTTATGTAAGCGTATTTGATAATGGTGATACAAGAGGTATGGAGCAACCTGCATTTGCAACTGATAAGTATTCTCGCGGTGTAATTTATAAAATTAATGAGAAAAAAATGACAGTAGAGCAAGTTTGGGAATATGGCAAACAAAGAGGATTTGATTGGTATAGTCCAGTTACTTCAATTACTGAGTATTTTCCGAAAACAAATTCTGTATTTATGTATTCAGCTACCGCAGGTCTTGGTAAGCTTATGACAAAAACAGGCGTAACAGAGCCTATTTTAGATGAAGTTGATTATAATACCAAAGAGATTTTATTTGAATTAAGATTTAAAGGCATGGGTGGAACGATAGGATACCGTGCATATCCAATTGATGTAGAAAAATCTTTTAAAAAATAG